The Sphingomicrobium sp. genome has a window encoding:
- a CDS encoding proton-translocating transhydrogenase family protein: MDFVSILSIFVLACFVGYYVVWSVTPALHTPLMSVTNAISSVIIVGALIAAAAAGSPSAKWLGLAGVVLASINIFGGFAVTARMLAMYKKKER, translated from the coding sequence ATGGACTTCGTTTCGATCCTCTCGATCTTCGTTCTCGCCTGCTTCGTCGGCTATTATGTCGTCTGGTCGGTGACGCCCGCGCTTCACACGCCGCTGATGAGCGTGACCAACGCCATTTCCTCGGTGATCATCGTCGGCGCGCTGATCGCCGCGGCGGCGGCGGGAAGCCCGTCGGCCAAGTGGCTCGGCCTTGCCGGCGTGGTGCTTGCCAGCATCAACATCTTCGGCGGGTTCGCGGTCACCGCCCGGATGCTGGCGATGTACAAGAAGAAGGAACGCTAA